A window of Solanum stenotomum isolate F172 chromosome 3, ASM1918654v1, whole genome shotgun sequence contains these coding sequences:
- the LOC125857438 gene encoding protein DETOXIFICATION 21-like: MEGDDISEKLLSKVQVEENEVKIKEKILTEWKKLWVIAAPAIFTRFSTFGVNVISQAFIGHIGSIELAAYALVITVLLRFGNGILLGMASGLETLCGQAYGAKQYHMLGIYLQRSWIVLTVTGTLLLPIFIFTTPILKALGQEEAIAEEAGVISLWLIPVIYSFIASYTCQMFLQAQSKNVIITYLAACTLVTHIFLSWLLTVKFKFGMTGAMTSTLLAYWLPNIGQLIYVTSGGCKETWKGFTSLAFKDLWPVIKLSFSSGAMLCLELWYNTILILLTGNLKNAMVQIDALSICLNINGWEMMISLGFLAAVCVRVSNELGRGSAKAARFSILTIVITSFVIGFILFLFFLFLRGRLAYIFTESEDVAEEVDHLSPLLAFSILLNSVQPVLSGVAVGAGWQSIVAYVNIGCYYLVGIPVGVVLGYVFKLQVRGVWIGMLFGVLAQTIVLLVITLKTDWDKQVLIAQERVKKYFVEAEPNSDSQNA; this comes from the exons ATGGAAGGTGATGATATTAGTGAGAAGCTGTTGAGTAAAGTGCAAGTGGAAGAGAATGAAGTGAAGATTAAGGAGAAGATATTGACGGAGTGGAAGAAACTGTGGGTGATAGCTGCTCCTGCTATTTTTACTAGATTCTCGACGTTTGGAGTAAATGTCATTAGCCAGGCATTCATCGGTCATATTGGTTCTATCGAACTTGCAGCCTACGCCCTTGTCATCACTGTCCTCCTCAGATTTGGGAATGGCATTCTGTTAGGAATGGCAAGTGGATTGGAAACACTTTGTGGACAAGCATATGGTGCTAAACAGTATCACATGTTAGGCATATATCTTCAAAGATCTTGGATTGTCTTGACTGTAACAGGAACTCTGCTTTTACCAATCTTTATTTTCACAACtcctattttaaaagctttaggCCAGGAAGAAGCTATAGCGGAAGAGGCAGGAGTTATTTCGTTATGGTTAATACCGGTGATTTATTCCTTCATTGCATCATATACATGTCAAATGTTCTTACAAGCACAAAGTAAGAACGTGATTATTACTTACTTAGCAGCATGTACTCTTGTGACTCATATCTTCCTCTCTTGGCTTTTAACGGTCAAGTTCAAATTTGGAATGACTGGTGCCATGACGTCTACACTCTTGGCATATTGGCTTCCTAATATTGGTCAGTTGATATATGTGACTTCTGGAGGTTGTAAAGAAACATGGAAGGGATTTACATCTTTGGCCTTTAAGGATCTCTGGCCTGTTATCAAGCTTTCTTTCTCTTCAGGTGCCATGCTCTG CCTTGAACTATGGTACAACACTATACTCATTCTTCTTACAGGAAACCTCAAAAATGCTATGGTTCAGATTGATGCTCTTTCTATATG TCTTAACATCAATGGTTGGGAAATGATGATTTCACTTGGTTTCTTAGCTGCAGTATG TGTACGTGTATCAAACGAGCTGGGAAGAGGGAGTGCGAAAGCAGCAAGGTTTTCAATCTTGACAATAGTGATAACCTCATTTGTTATTGGCTTCATCCtgtttctcttcttccttttcttgcGTGGACGCCTGGCCTATATATTTACTGAAAGTGAAGATGTGGCTGAAGAAGTTGACCACTTATCTCCTCTATTAGCATTTTCTATACTTTTAAACAGTGTTCAACCAGTTCTCTCTG GTGTAGCTGTTGGAGCTGGATGGCAGAGTATAGTAGCATATGTTAACATTGGATGTTACTACTTGGTTGGCATTCCAGTTGGAGTTGTACTTGGTTATGTTTTCAAACTGCAAGTTAGA ggtgtttggattggaaTGCTGTTTGGTGTATTGGCACAAACTATTGTGCTACTTGTCATCACTCTCAAAACTGATTGGGACAAACAg GTATTAATTGCTCAGGAGAGAGTGAAGAAGTATTTTGTAGAAGCTGAACCTAATAGTGATTCACAAAATGCTTGA